The sequence AGTACAGAATATTAACATGGTCTCCATACACTGAAGCAGGCATTACATTGAAAGAGTGCAGCGTAAGCTTTGTAAGACCTTAGCTTTCCGGCATTCATCATCAACCGTTTCAGCTACAGAAGATATCTACATTCGGTACAACATCAACAGTCTGCGGTCTCGCCGTCGCATAAACGATCTGGCGTTCTTCTATAAAGTGGTAAATGGTATTATTGAAGCCCCGGAAGTACGCAGCTCCTTCGAGCTTGCCCCGGCTGGTCTCACTTTTAGGAATAGTCGTCTACTGAGAACAGGCGCTACCTACAAAAGCTACGTCTATCACGGCCCGTGCAATAGAATAGCCATGAGCGTCAACTCACTTCATGGTGTTCTCGATTTCTATGGTGGAACCTACGATACTTTTTTGCGAAAAGCCAAAAATATCATCCTATAGTAATACCCTGATTTTTCTCAAGAACCCTCTGTCCCATAATCTTTATCATTGTATTTCTTACCAGCCCTCTATAAATTCTGATTCTGTActctcttttttatttgtatgtatattaccgattggcgtttgtttaataataaataaataattacttgGTACTAGCGGATATCTTTTGTTTTCTAatcatttactttatttgttaaagttttttctaatagtatttctgccatgaaaaatcaactcgtaaaaaatcatttgccgttcggagtcggcttaaaactgtaggttcctctgtttgtgtaacaacatcaagacgcacgcagcaaatagaagaaggagctcGGTGTAAaacttaacagaagtgtgcgcgtcaattatttttgcttttatatatatgttttaggtatggtaggtatggcttacgtcatgatatgctttgtttgtatgtattggtatgtttacattcgtatgtttacatttgcttgctaattttgacatgatgcttgcaccaaacgcaacaacaaatacatgtagggttttacttatatgtgtttgctgtcacctgtaataaattcgccttcataagatttaaaaaatgacAAACAACTTTTCTAGCTGTCTGGCAAtactgcaaacaaaaaataattctgcGTGCGTCCTTTCTGCAATAAGCTAACGCGTTTCGGCTATTTTTTACgttcttgaaaatatttatttcagaaCAACATACTTTCAGCCGCATAAATACTATAAAACATAGAAAGAACCGGTTGAATAATACTATATTACAGGCGTTTATCTGCTAAAAATGCTTTGCGTGTGAGAAGAGAAACAAATTCAACCAAAATGGACGCTGTTGTGTTACACTCGGATATTGCACGGCTTGTGCTAGGTAAGTTTCATGGATTTGCCAATTGGGCGGCTTAGAAAGTGCTCACAATTATTTCCCTTTATTCTGTGCTAGGCTATTTGAAACGACAGAATTTGGAGCGCACATCCCGATTGTTTTGTAAAACTTCGCCACATCTGAAGCAGGAATTTTCAGCGTATAAAAAAGGTTTTATACCACACAGCTTCTGTCCAGACTTGGAAGATATAATATgcgaatatgtaaatatttcgcGCACTGGTAAGAACAGTCTTaacaaattcatataaatattttttatttattgaatgatGTTTGTTGCAGTCGATCGAGTTGTGACTTCGTTGCCAGACAGTCTGCGCTTGCAGTTGTTTGAAAGCAAATTGtcggaaaaagttaaatttctgcTAGAACGCGCATTGGAATCATTTCTAAAATTCGATCAAAGTGAAAATGCCACACTAAAACAAAGCGATGCTAAGCATAGTTCAGTGGCCACCACTAGCTTACACTCGGATAAAGAGAATACTGCTAAAAAGCACAtcaaacgaaaaagaaaacggTTGGTGTTAAAACAACAAGCAATGTTACAAgttgtatacaattttattatttatttagtgcaTCAATGGTATACTCTCCCGATGAGCAAAAAAGTTCAGTCGCATTGGCAAGCAAATCTGTGAAAAAGCGCCGTATCCTCGAACCTTTTTGCTACCTCAGTGCGAAGCAGCTTAATTTGAAGAGAAAACGTCTTATTCATATAACCTCAACAGCAGACGAGCAAACACAGACGGACGATGAAATCGAGCAAGAGAGTTCCGATGAAGAGGGCAATGAAGTCGAGGATGAGGATGCCAATGAGCAGTTGGATAATGACTCAGATCTTTCACAAATGGAAAACCCGACCAAAGAATCAACACCAAAACAACTTTCGATCAAAGGAAAATTTCTAACGCCATCTGTTCCGGTAACATCCATAAATGCTCGTATACAGTTAGAAAAGTTACTACATTTTTATTGTTCGCTTTCATAGGAATTGTCTCAAGCCATACTGGATAATCCACATTTCCGAATGAAATTAGTGGATAACATCAATCAAGCTCTCAACAATTCTACAAACAATGAATCACAAACAGTATTAGCCAACATCAATACCGCATCTGCTAGCGCAACAACAAACGCTGCTCCATTAACGGAGGagcaacaaattattaattcCAATGAAATGTTAGATCAAATGGTAAAGGACATATTGAAGGCCACTGAGAAAGATCCCGCCTTTGATGCAATTGTCGAAAATGTTGTTGGTGGTAAGCACGAAATCAATTTATGTAACACAACATTCTTATGTGTAATATTGTGTGTGTTACAGCATCCATGCAACCGAGCATTGCTTCAGCAGGTGTACAATGCAATATCGATAGCAATGCGCTGCCACAAGCTCTACTTCAAGCATCAActggacaacaacaacaaactgctATGGTtggacaacaacaacagtttaCGCTTGTGCATCAGCAGCCGCAACAACACCATCAACAGCTGGCTATACCCTGTTTATCTGCTGTATCGAATGACATCGCAGGTCCAACTACAGCTCCACGTACGCCGCTTATTATACGCACTGCTGTTGCAGCAGCTAGCTCGTCATTGAGCGCTGGCAGCGGTGCCGGTGAATCACAAGTGATTTCCTCGCTTGCGACGAATAATGCTTTTGGTTCGGTGATCGATCCGAATTTTTCCATATCGAAGCTGATAGTTTTGAATCCCAATGATAGTGCCCAAAAGCACCTACCTCCTTCTGACCAGGGTATTGGCAATACCACTGCTGATAATTTGTTTAGCCAATTGAATAGTGGAGTCGAGGTGACAGATGAAACGGTATTTAAATgttaattacaaatttaaatgtGATTAAATTACTTTACTACATTTTGGACAGGTTTTTTTGGATACCAACACTGGCCAGTTAACTATTCCGGTATTCTTAACCGACGAGGGTTTGCTGGCCAATTTTCCGTTTCTCTGTAACAATGAGGCGGTAACGCAACAGCTTCAGTCGGACAATATCTGCAACTTGGATAGCTCCCGTATTGAAATTCCTTTACCAGAGCCCATTGTAGTTTCAGCAGGTCAGCTACCACCGAACTCTGTCATTGTTACAAGCGCGCAGAAAGCAACGGCCATAGAAGAGCAACACCTACTAACCGAACAACAGTCGCGCACTGTCTGCAAGAAATCCAAGGAAGGGCCAACACCCACTTCGGCAAATGTGCATTCAAATGCGGACGGAGAGACGCCTTCCACCAGTGGTATAATTAACACAAAAGCGTTTAAGAGCCTTTCGACTCCGCGCAAGCGTACGTCGCATGTTCGCACGCTttcattttcaccaaaaatagaaacaaatttttctagtTCGTTGCGTCGCAATGTGCTACGAGGCGGTACTGTACTTCCTAAATCGAACGCAGGGGATGAAGAAGAATTGACTAACGCTGCAAGAGTACCAGATaaaccaataataaaaaatgtggaaaTACTGCCCCGTTTAGAGGGCTCAGTCGATGTGAGCGCAAGCGAGAGCAGCAACAGCTGTAGTGTGCCCCCTTTGTTTGTCAACGAGGAGAGCAGCAACCAAACCATTATTAAAACTGAATTGTccctaaaagaaaataaaggagCTTCTGTAATGGATAACATGTCAAAGACTGAGAGTAATACCAACTCGACGGTCAATGATCATCCAGACACGCCAAAGCGCAAACAGATACGTAGAACGGCAGTAAGGGCATGCAAGCGCCGACTTTCAAAAGCCTCTGATGACAAAGACAAGCCAAATTCAATAATCCAATTAGAggaaaatgaaacaaaagagaAAGTAACTGAGGGAGAGCATTTAGCTAAAGAGCAgagacaaacaaaatttaatgaagatAAGATGATGGAGGAATGGGTGCGTTTGCGCAAAGCCAGTACCAGTGATCTCGACTCTCGCTTGCGGCAACTGAATGCCGAACACTTTGCCGCGATCCCCAGGACAGCGCGCCGAAGGAAAAATACGCCAGAAAAAAGGCGTAGCATGCGACGCAAGAAAAATGTTCTGTCAAAACGTATGCGCAAAAAGGCGGCGCTTGCTAAGTTGGAATTCGAGAAAAACAAGGAAGAGAGTGTGGTTGCCAGTGACAACGAAGACTGCACAAAAACAAGTAATGAAGGTGATCATGTGACTCAACCCGAAATTAAGGTGAAAGAAAAAGCAGTACAATCAAAGAACGGCCAAGAAAAAAAGCGCGCGAGTAAGGATAAATCAATGGAGTTCAATATTAAAATTCCCACACCGCAAAAAGATAAGCGCGAAGCTTTAATGAAAACGAAGAGCGATCGCTCGGAGCACGCCACCGCAAATTTGACCAGAACTTCAGCCAATGATGCAGTCGATAATACAACAGTCAAAACGTCCATTAAGCGAGCAGATGAGCATGAGACTAAGGAACGCTTGGAACATGAGCGGGATCGACGCACTGCCAATATTGCGTGTCTGCTAGAGACACCCTTTAAGGTGCCTTCTACGTTGGGTGAGGTGCCACCGACTCCCGGTATTCCTGCGCTCTCTTTAGACACGCCTGCATCGAAGCTAGCAGATGTGCCACTTTCAACGTCATATCTTTTTGGTTCCTTGACCAAAAGTGAGCTAGAAACTCCACAATTAAGCGCTATAACACCAGGGTTTCGTTTCACACCATTCGGTTCGGATGTAACACCACGCACTAATGCCCCCGCTACAGATTATTCTTCTGGTGGTTCGTATTACAAGCCTGATGAATCAGATGACTTGGATCGTAAATTTGATAAGCTTTTGCGAGATTCAGCGCAAAAGCAGAAGCAAGAAGAGGAGGAAAATGCAAAGAAACTGGAACAGCACTCCAATGCAACAGAGGTTAAAAATGCACTATTTGAAGAGCAAAGACGCTCGCCGGAACTGGACACGGAGCAACAGGAAGCGGCCATTTGCGTGGAAATACCCGCTGAGAAGCTAAGAGTGGAACCGATTGTACTGAAGCGAGTTAAATCATTTGGTGCTGAAAATATGGATAATGGCGAAGGCGGCGCAGCGCCCTTAAATGTCGATCCACATTACACACTCGTTTCCGAGTTGCCTGAAATATGTGCCGAAGAGGAGTCGTCCAGCTCATCGACCACATTTTCCAGTTCGTCCTCGTCGTCATCGGACAGTTCATCAACCAGCTCGAGCTCGTCGTCAAATTCGAATACAACATCACATAATGGGGACGGTGTAGAAAATGACGAAGaacagaaagaaacgactgatgaCTTAAAACTATCACTCGATAATCTTTCTTCCATAAGCAGCACGGAGGATGAGGAATGGCAGAAACTGGCCGTAACAGAGGAGGAGAATTCACAGTTGGTGAGCAATGATGGTGAAGTACGCTATCCTGTACGCAGTTGGCTGACACCGAGTAAAGTTGACAACCAGGCTACTGCCGACGCCCAAGAACAAGCGATAGCGACAAAAATTAAAGTTACCGTTCCATTGAAATCTGCTGAGAAACGGAATCGATTGGAGGATGATCTTCAGCAGAAGCGCGAACGTATGATGGAGAAACTAAAGAAAGACTCAAATCAGCAACGAGCAAAGCAATTGAATCTGCCGTCAACAACGTCAAGTGGTATTACAGCAGCGCTGAGTGCAACACGGAAGATTGCAGCGATGCGGGAGAAAACTAAGTGTCAACCAACAAAGGCATCTACGTCGATGACAGTATCAACAAAATCGGAACCAAAGACCGCTAAGCCAGTGGTGGCGGAAAAGCGAACAGTTGAAATGCTGACTGCGCTTGAGTTGTCCGCGAGAAAACCTCAACAAGTCGCCGCAGACGAGTCCAAGACCCGGGCAACTGCTGTTGTAACGCCGCCATTGAGCGCTGTTGATGACAACGCCACCTCTACGCTTTTCTCCAGCCCTACAAAACCCACAACTACAACGTTTGAAATAACCGAGAAAACTGAGCGATTAccgttaaaaaaatgtatttcgaaAGTGAAAGCCAAGCAAAGGCAATGTGTGCAAATTGAAGCGTTGCCGGCTGTAAAATCTGCGCGTTCATCCTGCATTGGACGCAAAAAAATTGTGCGCAAGCCACTTGGCTTCAAGGGTACACTTGCGACCGATGTAGTTGAGGAAGTCGGTCAGATCGAGGATGcg comes from Anastrepha ludens isolate Willacy chromosome 3, idAnaLude1.1, whole genome shotgun sequence and encodes:
- the LOC128857402 gene encoding serine-rich adhesin for platelets — encoded protein: MDAVVLHSDIARLVLGYLKRQNLERTSRLFCKTSPHLKQEFSAYKKGFIPHSFCPDLEDIICEYVNISRTVDRVVTSLPDSLRLQLFESKLSEKVKFLLERALESFLKFDQSENATLKQSDAKHSSVATTSLHSDKENTAKKHIKRKRKRASMVYSPDEQKSSVALASKSVKKRRILEPFCYLSAKQLNLKRKRLIHITSTADEQTQTDDEIEQESSDEEGNEVEDEDANEQLDNDSDLSQMENPTKESTPKQLSIKGKFLTPSVPELSQAILDNPHFRMKLVDNINQALNNSTNNESQTVLANINTASASATTNAAPLTEEQQIINSNEMLDQMVKDILKATEKDPAFDAIVENVVGASMQPSIASAGVQCNIDSNALPQALLQASTGQQQQTAMVGQQQQFTLVHQQPQQHHQQLAIPCLSAVSNDIAGPTTAPRTPLIIRTAVAAASSSLSAGSGAGESQVISSLATNNAFGSVIDPNFSISKLIVLNPNDSAQKHLPPSDQGIGNTTADNLFSQLNSGVEVTDETVFLDTNTGQLTIPVFLTDEGLLANFPFLCNNEAVTQQLQSDNICNLDSSRIEIPLPEPIVVSAGQLPPNSVIVTSAQKATAIEEQHLLTEQQSRTVCKKSKEGPTPTSANVHSNADGETPSTSGIINTKAFKSLSTPRKRTSHVRTLSFSPKIETNFSSSLRRNVLRGGTVLPKSNAGDEEELTNAARVPDKPIIKNVEILPRLEGSVDVSASESSNSCSVPPLFVNEESSNQTIIKTELSLKENKGASVMDNMSKTESNTNSTVNDHPDTPKRKQIRRTAVRACKRRLSKASDDKDKPNSIIQLEENETKEKVTEGEHLAKEQRQTKFNEDKMMEEWVRLRKASTSDLDSRLRQLNAEHFAAIPRTARRRKNTPEKRRSMRRKKNVLSKRMRKKAALAKLEFEKNKEESVVASDNEDCTKTSNEGDHVTQPEIKVKEKAVQSKNGQEKKRASKDKSMEFNIKIPTPQKDKREALMKTKSDRSEHATANLTRTSANDAVDNTTVKTSIKRADEHETKERLEHERDRRTANIACLLETPFKVPSTLGEVPPTPGIPALSLDTPASKLADVPLSTSYLFGSLTKSELETPQLSAITPGFRFTPFGSDVTPRTNAPATDYSSGGSYYKPDESDDLDRKFDKLLRDSAQKQKQEEEENAKKLEQHSNATEVKNALFEEQRRSPELDTEQQEAAICVEIPAEKLRVEPIVLKRVKSFGAENMDNGEGGAAPLNVDPHYTLVSELPEICAEEESSSSSTTFSSSSSSSSDSSSTSSSSSSNSNTTSHNGDGVENDEEQKETTDDLKLSLDNLSSISSTEDEEWQKLAVTEEENSQLVSNDGEVRYPVRSWLTPSKVDNQATADAQEQAIATKIKVTVPLKSAEKRNRLEDDLQQKRERMMEKLKKDSNQQRAKQLNLPSTTSSGITAALSATRKIAAMREKTKCQPTKASTSMTVSTKSEPKTAKPVVAEKRTVEMLTALELSARKPQQVAADESKTRATAVVTPPLSAVDDNATSTLFSSPTKPTTTTFEITEKTERLPLKKCISKVKAKQRQCVQIEALPAVKSARSSCIGRKKIVRKPLGFKGTLATDVVEEVGQIEDAKSPLKMAAKSTDEDNESEKDASVSPVPKIKIKTPIGTATVKGSKLRVSPRFQGNKNAKAKSKDVDDDKEVQTKPLKTTKTVKTRAPTAKKLLAACIKVTPVRKRITKGKNATRKDESKSVRLDDAQAQLAQKDTPKAPSVEDTKTDAVPEKMRAEETKPDKQDHGANAKEEKLQKKKGADRIKEEKQKQVVKTHKALSREPLAKDVEQHKPSDVPIVNEVTEGNEATKAKDAKLLKSQIPLPTEITAATEKTQITDKVEKTVAVKKDDMQKLKTRATESGKSVTDAPMDKPTEPESQGMLKTLTADRPKLNDEKVGEKKIEAQKKSTEKEVVRKENEQQENARKTELAETASSTRTATPTSTTTNVGTKTTESSEDDPLEGCELTTVTDEDPVRYISLTYAGPDGPPRDPLPRRDFSNFKMVVAFDEDEKHIWRITDELMLFHASPATQQIRNIPKKRKVRINTCGSDLDNVPTVGVVHSTTTTLASTSTSTTASMTTVSSSRSANNANAGSREAKPVATSTPTSAPATSSTQESKKLISKVTMNTAAASSKALTKASTTPLSTKTTANSTAGQTEVLQMDDIESLLSHLHGSAN